One genomic segment of Bradyrhizobium prioriisuperbiae includes these proteins:
- a CDS encoding phosphatidylcholine/phosphatidylserine synthase, translating into MPYEPKPDELKRRRFRPIPLRMLVPNVITLLAICAGLTAIRLSTEGRLELALAAIVFAAVLDGIDGRVARAIKGQSRFGAELDSLADFVNFGVTPGLILYFWQLHELNNVGWIAAMIFAISGGLRLARFNASIDDPNRPAFAAGFFTGVPAPAGALLVLLPIYLSFLDLPKLPTMLVALYTLLIAFLMVSRLPVFSGKTMSTRVPPEMVLPVFVVVILFIALLIGYPWHLLSAGAIIYLVTLPAGFMSYRRHERAAAAAAAPAETPASSLSEQPAVFDSPPTSPQSDDRPPRLN; encoded by the coding sequence ATGCCTTATGAACCCAAGCCTGACGAGTTGAAGCGCCGCCGGTTTCGTCCGATCCCGCTGCGGATGCTGGTGCCGAACGTCATCACGCTGCTGGCGATCTGCGCCGGACTGACCGCCATTCGGCTGTCGACCGAAGGACGGCTGGAGCTTGCGCTGGCGGCGATCGTGTTTGCGGCGGTTCTGGACGGCATCGACGGCCGCGTGGCCCGCGCCATCAAGGGGCAGTCCCGGTTCGGCGCCGAGCTCGACAGCCTGGCCGATTTCGTCAATTTCGGCGTGACGCCGGGCCTGATCCTGTACTTCTGGCAACTGCACGAACTCAACAATGTCGGCTGGATCGCGGCGATGATCTTTGCGATCAGCGGCGGATTGCGGCTGGCGCGTTTCAATGCGTCGATCGACGATCCGAACCGGCCGGCGTTTGCGGCCGGCTTCTTCACCGGCGTGCCGGCGCCCGCGGGCGCGCTTCTGGTGTTGCTGCCGATCTATCTGTCGTTTCTCGACCTGCCGAAACTGCCGACCATGCTGGTTGCGCTCTACACGCTGCTGATCGCGTTTCTGATGGTGTCGCGGTTGCCGGTGTTCTCCGGCAAGACCATGAGCACCCGGGTGCCGCCGGAAATGGTGCTGCCGGTCTTCGTGGTGGTGATCCTCTTTATCGCGTTGCTGATCGGGTATCCGTGGCATCTGCTCTCGGCCGGCGCCATCATCTATCTGGTGACCTTGCCGGCCGGCTTCATGTCGTATCGCCGGCACGAGCGGGCGGCTGCTGCTGCCGCGGCTCCCGCGGAGACGCCTGCGTCAAGTTTGTCCGAGCAGCCGGCGGTATTTGATTCGCCGCCGACATCACCGCAGTCGGACGACCGTCCGCCGCGCCTGAATTAG
- the cimA gene encoding citramalate synthase: MTSATPRERLYLFDTTLRDGAQTNGVDFTVHDKRLIAQMLDDLGVDYVEGGYPGANPTDTDFFAVNPKLNHATFTAFGMTRRPGRSASNDPGLATLLDAKADAICFVAKASDYQVKVALETTNEENLASIRDSVAAAKTRGREVLVDCEHFFDGFKSNPEYAVACAKAAYESGARWVVLCDTNGGTMPHEVEAIVGEVVKHIPGANLGIHAHNDTEQAVANSLAAVRAGVRQIQGTLNGLGERCGNANLCSLIPTLKLKKEFAESFDINISQDKLATLVQVSRALDNMLNRPSDRHAPYVGESAFVTKAGIHASAILKEPETYEHVAPEAVGNHRKVLVSDQAGRSNVLAELERSHVPFDKNDPKLGRLVEEMKEREAAGYSYESANASFDLLARRTLGRVPDYFRVEQFDVNVEQRYNALGQQVTAALAVVKVNVAGETLISAGEGNGPVNALDVALRKDLGKYQKYIEGLKLVDYRVRILNGGTEAVTRVLIESEDENGERWTTVGVSPNIIDASFQALMDSVVYKLVKSDAPAQ; encoded by the coding sequence ATGACATCCGCGACACCCAGAGAGCGGCTTTACCTGTTCGACACCACGCTACGTGACGGTGCACAGACCAATGGGGTCGATTTTACCGTACACGACAAGCGACTGATCGCGCAGATGCTGGACGATCTCGGTGTCGATTATGTCGAGGGCGGTTATCCCGGCGCCAACCCGACCGATACAGACTTCTTCGCCGTCAATCCGAAGCTCAATCACGCCACCTTCACGGCGTTCGGCATGACGCGGCGTCCCGGGCGTTCCGCCTCCAACGATCCGGGGCTTGCGACGCTGCTCGATGCCAAAGCCGACGCGATCTGCTTCGTCGCCAAGGCCTCCGATTACCAGGTGAAGGTCGCGCTTGAGACCACCAATGAGGAGAACCTGGCTTCGATCCGCGACAGCGTCGCGGCGGCGAAGACCAGAGGGCGCGAAGTGCTGGTCGATTGCGAGCATTTCTTCGACGGCTTCAAATCGAATCCGGAGTATGCGGTCGCCTGTGCCAAGGCGGCCTATGAGTCCGGTGCGCGCTGGGTGGTGCTGTGTGACACCAATGGCGGCACCATGCCCCATGAAGTCGAGGCAATCGTCGGCGAGGTGGTCAAGCATATCCCCGGGGCCAATCTCGGCATCCATGCCCACAACGACACCGAGCAGGCCGTAGCGAATTCGCTGGCGGCGGTGCGTGCCGGGGTGCGCCAGATCCAGGGTACGCTGAACGGTCTCGGCGAGCGCTGTGGCAATGCCAATCTGTGCTCGCTGATCCCGACACTGAAACTCAAGAAGGAGTTCGCTGAGAGCTTCGACATCAATATCTCGCAGGACAAGCTCGCCACGCTGGTTCAAGTGTCGCGTGCCCTCGACAACATGCTCAACCGTCCGTCAGACAGGCATGCGCCCTATGTCGGCGAGAGCGCGTTTGTCACCAAGGCCGGGATCCACGCCTCCGCCATCCTCAAGGAGCCGGAAACCTACGAGCATGTTGCCCCGGAAGCCGTCGGCAATCACCGTAAGGTGCTGGTGTCCGACCAAGCCGGCCGCTCCAACGTGCTGGCTGAACTCGAACGCTCCCATGTTCCGTTCGACAAGAACGATCCGAAGCTCGGTCGTTTGGTGGAGGAGATGAAGGAACGCGAGGCGGCGGGCTATTCCTACGAATCCGCCAATGCGTCATTCGATCTGCTGGCCCGGCGCACACTCGGCCGCGTGCCGGATTACTTCCGGGTCGAACAGTTCGATGTCAATGTTGAGCAGCGCTACAATGCTTTGGGTCAACAGGTGACGGCCGCGCTCGCCGTGGTCAAGGTCAACGTGGCGGGCGAGACCCTGATCTCCGCGGGCGAGGGCAATGGCCCGGTCAACGCACTCGACGTCGCGTTGCGCAAGGACCTCGGCAAATATCAGAAGTACATCGAAGGCCTGAAGCTGGTCGATTACCGTGTCCGTATCCTCAATGGGGGAACCGAGGCGGTCACCCGCGTGCTGATCGAGAGCGAGGATGAAAACGGCGAGCGCTGGACCACGGTGGGCGTCTCGCCCAACATCATCGATGCCTCATTCCAGGCCTTGATGGATTCCGTGGTGTACAAGCTGGTGAAGTCCGACGCGCCGGCGCAGTAG
- a CDS encoding ABC transporter ATP-binding protein/permease, whose protein sequence is MTETSSLPPQVPQESPTAAAERGSLLGTLVRLWPYIWPGDRADLKMRVVWAMVLLLIAKLATLAVPFTFKWAIDALTGTNTSPIPSADWTTWLIASPLILTVSYGFMRVVMAVLTQWRDGIFAQVAMHAVRRLAYLTFVHMHELSLRFHLERKTGGLTRVLERGRTGIETIVRMVILQLVPTVIEVVLLMGVLLWQFDWRYVLATLLTVVLYMYFTYVATEWRIEIRRKMNDSDTEANTKAIDSLLNYETVKYFSAEEREAQRYDRSMARYENASVKTYTSLAWLNVGQAVIFTCGLTATMLMCVIDIRKGVNTVGDFVLVNSMMIQLYQPLNFMGMVYREIKQAVIDIEKMFDVLAKNPEVKDLPGAQPLRIAQGAVRFENVFFSYDPDRPILKGLSFDVPAGHTVAIVGPSGAGKSTISRLLFRLYDVSGGRILIDGQDIRAVTQASLRESIGMVPQDTVLFNDTIRYNIRYGRWGATDAEVEEAAGLAQIDGFIRMSPKGYETEVGERGLKLSGGEKQRVAIARTVLKAPPILLLDEATSALDSHTEREIQDSLERVSRNRTSLVIAHRLSTIVGADEIIVLDQGQITERGRHAQLLAANGLYASMWNRQREAEEAREKLAQTGEIDPPTHAAPHLDDPLATPDAAE, encoded by the coding sequence ATGACCGAAACTTCCTCTTTGCCACCGCAGGTTCCGCAGGAGTCGCCAACGGCTGCGGCCGAGCGCGGTTCGCTGCTCGGGACGCTGGTCCGGCTCTGGCCCTATATCTGGCCCGGCGACCGTGCCGACCTGAAGATGCGCGTGGTCTGGGCCATGGTGCTGCTGCTGATCGCCAAACTGGCGACGCTGGCGGTGCCGTTCACTTTCAAATGGGCCATCGACGCCCTGACCGGGACCAACACTTCACCGATCCCGTCGGCGGACTGGACCACCTGGCTGATCGCCTCGCCGCTGATCCTGACCGTGAGCTACGGCTTCATGCGCGTGGTCATGGCGGTGCTGACGCAGTGGCGGGACGGTATCTTCGCCCAGGTGGCAATGCACGCGGTGCGGCGTCTGGCCTATCTCACCTTCGTCCACATGCACGAACTGTCGCTGCGCTTCCATCTCGAGCGCAAGACCGGCGGCTTGACCCGCGTTCTCGAGCGTGGCCGCACCGGCATCGAAACCATCGTGCGCATGGTGATCCTGCAACTGGTGCCGACCGTCATCGAGGTCGTGCTGTTGATGGGCGTGCTGCTGTGGCAGTTCGACTGGCGCTACGTGCTGGCGACGCTCTTAACCGTCGTGCTCTATATGTACTTCACCTATGTCGCGACCGAGTGGCGGATCGAAATCCGCCGCAAGATGAACGATTCCGACACCGAGGCGAACACCAAGGCCATCGACTCGCTGCTCAACTATGAGACGGTGAAGTACTTCAGCGCGGAGGAACGTGAAGCCCAGCGCTATGATCGCTCGATGGCGCGTTACGAAAACGCCAGCGTCAAGACCTACACCTCGCTGGCGTGGCTGAACGTCGGCCAGGCGGTGATCTTCACCTGCGGCCTGACCGCGACCATGCTGATGTGCGTGATCGACATTCGCAAGGGTGTCAACACCGTTGGTGATTTCGTGCTGGTCAACTCCATGATGATCCAGCTCTACCAGCCGCTGAACTTCATGGGCATGGTCTATCGTGAAATCAAACAGGCCGTCATCGACATCGAGAAGATGTTCGACGTGCTTGCCAAAAATCCCGAGGTAAAGGACCTTCCCGGCGCACAGCCGCTGCGGATAGCGCAGGGTGCGGTGCGCTTCGAGAACGTGTTCTTTTCCTACGATCCGGATCGCCCGATCCTGAAAGGCCTGAGCTTTGACGTTCCGGCTGGCCATACGGTGGCCATCGTCGGACCGTCCGGCGCCGGGAAGTCGACGATTTCGCGACTGCTGTTCCGGCTCTATGATGTCAGCGGCGGCCGCATCCTGATCGATGGCCAGGACATCCGCGCCGTGACCCAGGCGTCGCTGCGGGAGTCGATCGGCATGGTGCCGCAGGACACCGTGCTGTTCAATGACACCATCCGCTACAACATCCGCTACGGCCGCTGGGGCGCCACCGACGCCGAGGTCGAAGAGGCGGCCGGCCTTGCGCAGATCGACGGCTTCATTCGCATGTCGCCCAAGGGCTATGAGACCGAGGTCGGCGAGCGCGGCTTGAAGCTGTCCGGCGGCGAGAAGCAGCGTGTCGCGATTGCGCGCACGGTCCTGAAGGCGCCGCCGATCCTGCTGCTGGACGAGGCGACCTCGGCGCTCGACAGCCACACCGAGCGGGAAATCCAGGATTCGCTGGAACGGGTATCGCGCAACCGGACGTCGCTGGTGATTGCGCACCGGCTGTCGACCATCGTCGGGGCGGACGAGATTATCGTCCTCGATCAGGGGCAGATCACCGAACGTGGGCGGCACGCGCAACTTTTGGCCGCAAACGGGCTTTACGCCAGCATGTGGAACAGGCAACGTGAGGCGGAAGAGGCGCGTGAGAAGCTGGCGCAGACCGGCGAAATCGATCCGCCGACGCATGCCGCGCCGCACCTCGACGATCCGCTCGCCACTCCGGACGCTGCCGAGTAG
- a CDS encoding phosphatidylserine decarboxylase encodes MSIANSIRAQIPPIHPEGYPFIGGFALASLVLFYIWSPLGWIGAGLTVWCALFFRDPVRVTPVREGIVVAPADGRVSMVTQVVPPAELGLGDKPLPRISIFMSVFNCHVNRSPVAGRIERIAYRPGKFINAELDKASEDNERNSLVISTPAGQIGVIQIAGLVARRIVSFVREGQTIGAGERFGLIRFGSRLDVFLPEGSKSLVSEGQTAIAGETVLADFRLGDGGRTYRVD; translated from the coding sequence ATGTCCATTGCCAATTCGATTCGCGCGCAAATTCCTCCGATCCACCCGGAAGGTTATCCGTTCATCGGCGGCTTCGCGCTTGCGAGCCTGGTGTTGTTCTATATCTGGTCTCCGCTCGGCTGGATCGGCGCCGGGCTGACGGTGTGGTGCGCGCTGTTCTTCCGTGATCCGGTGCGGGTGACCCCGGTGCGGGAGGGCATCGTTGTCGCACCGGCCGATGGCCGGGTGTCGATGGTCACCCAGGTGGTCCCGCCGGCCGAACTCGGGCTCGGTGACAAGCCGCTGCCGCGCATCTCGATCTTCATGAGTGTCTTCAACTGCCATGTGAACCGCAGTCCGGTCGCGGGCCGGATCGAACGCATCGCTTATCGGCCCGGCAAGTTCATCAACGCCGAACTCGACAAGGCCAGCGAGGACAATGAGCGCAATTCGCTGGTGATCTCGACACCGGCGGGGCAGATCGGCGTCATCCAGATCGCGGGACTGGTGGCGCGGCGTATCGTCTCGTTCGTGCGCGAAGGTCAGACGATTGGTGCCGGCGAGCGTTTTGGCTTGATCCGGTTCGGTTCGCGGCTGGACGTGTTCCTGCCCGAGGGCTCGAAGTCGCTGGTCTCCGAGGGGCAGACGGCAATCGCCGGGGAAACCGTGCTGGCCGACTTCCGGCTCGGCGACGGTGGCCGCACCTACCGGGTCGACTAA
- a CDS encoding motility protein A — translation MDFATGIGLLVGTGVIALMMLLGGDLHMFVSDHAAIIILGGSFAATLIRFPLSSMLHGLPLGAKFAFTMRRTTARELVDQLASLAEIARKQGPVGLEKVEIDDPFLAKGIRYVADGYDVDFIRDNLERDRDNFLSHLDEGQKIYRAIGDCAPAFGMVGTIIGMVQMFANMTDPSKLGPFMATALLATLYGAVLANIFCLPIADKLHLKLHDEDTNRTLIIDGILMIRDSKSAALVREMLLAYLPEKHRHDADEPVPA, via the coding sequence ATGGATTTCGCCACCGGTATCGGCCTTCTCGTAGGCACGGGCGTCATCGCTTTGATGATGCTTCTCGGTGGCGATCTGCACATGTTCGTCAGCGACCATGCCGCGATCATCATTCTCGGCGGTTCGTTTGCCGCGACCCTGATCCGCTTTCCACTGAGTTCGATGTTGCACGGGCTTCCGCTCGGCGCCAAATTCGCTTTCACCATGCGCCGGACCACCGCGCGCGAACTGGTCGATCAACTGGCGAGCCTCGCCGAGATCGCCCGCAAGCAGGGGCCTGTGGGCCTCGAGAAGGTCGAAATCGACGACCCGTTCCTCGCCAAGGGAATCCGTTACGTGGCGGACGGCTACGATGTCGATTTTATCCGCGACAATCTCGAGCGCGACCGCGACAATTTTCTGAGCCATCTGGACGAGGGCCAGAAGATTTATCGCGCCATCGGTGATTGCGCTCCGGCCTTCGGCATGGTCGGCACGATCATCGGCATGGTGCAGATGTTCGCCAACATGACCGACCCCTCGAAGCTCGGGCCGTTCATGGCCACCGCGCTGCTCGCCACGCTCTACGGCGCCGTGCTGGCCAATATCTTCTGTCTGCCAATTGCCGACAAACTGCACCTCAAGCTGCACGACGAAGACACCAATCGCACTCTGATCATCGACGGCATCCTGATGATCCGCGATTCCAAGAGCGCAGCACTGGTCCGCGAAATGCTGCTGGCCTATCTGCCTGAAAAGCATCGCCACGACGCCGATGAACCCGTTCCGGCTTAA
- a CDS encoding TIGR00730 family Rossman fold protein: MDTISSRIRTVCVYCGSGPGTNPQFMAAAQAFGKALADNGIGLVYGGGSVGLMGAVAASVLDHGGHVTGIIPEFLRAKENALKRVQEMIVTNNMHERKQLMFDRSDAFVAFPGGIGTLEELVEQLTWAQLGRHNKPILMANIDGFWEPLLGLIDHMRSTEFIRPGLTVRLLTANTVEDILPKLQEAANAAPTAVPATNGKDVIEKM, from the coding sequence ATGGATACGATTTCCTCAAGGATTCGGACGGTCTGCGTCTATTGCGGCTCGGGCCCCGGCACCAACCCCCAGTTCATGGCAGCCGCCCAGGCTTTCGGAAAAGCCCTCGCTGACAACGGAATCGGCCTCGTTTACGGCGGAGGCTCCGTCGGCCTGATGGGGGCCGTTGCCGCCTCCGTGCTCGATCACGGCGGTCATGTCACCGGCATCATCCCGGAGTTCCTCAGGGCGAAGGAAAACGCCCTGAAGCGGGTCCAGGAGATGATCGTCACCAACAATATGCATGAGCGCAAGCAGCTGATGTTCGACCGTTCGGACGCCTTCGTGGCCTTTCCGGGCGGCATCGGTACGCTCGAAGAGCTGGTCGAGCAACTGACCTGGGCCCAGCTCGGCCGTCACAACAAGCCGATCCTGATGGCCAACATCGACGGCTTCTGGGAGCCCCTGCTCGGCTTGATCGACCACATGCGGTCGACCGAGTTCATCCGGCCGGGTCTCACCGTGCGCCTGCTGACCGCCAACACGGTCGAGGACATCCTGCCGAAGCTGCAGGAGGCCGCCAATGCGGCACCGACCGCCGTGCCGGCGACCAACGGCAAAGACGTCATCGAGAAGATGTAA
- a CDS encoding potassium transporter Kup, which yields MAASETSTESQTEAPVTTGFWALTLGSVGVVFGDIGTSPLYAFREAVGGAAHGGEVSRAIVLGVLSLILWALLVVVTGKYVLLLLRADNNGEGGTLSLMALGQRAMGRRSWLLLALGVVGAAMFIGDSMITPAISVLSAVEGLKLATPALEHYVVPLTVVILVILFSVQSSGTARVASAFGPVMLVWFATITVMGLVHISDDPTVLAAINPLYGIEFLLTHGTIGLVTLGAVFLAVTGGEALYADLGHFGRKPIQSAWLFFVLPALLINYFGQGALLLEHPAAIENPFYRMVPEKALVPLILLATAATVIASQAVITGAYSLTRQAVQLGLLPRFEVRYTSESHAGQIYLPRVNTLLLIGVLLLVLMFRTSSGLASAYGIAVSTTMVADGIMGFVVIWKLWNWRVATAAALVAPLVIVDMTFFSANLLKLFEGAWVPLLFGLAMVVIIWTWRRGAAILISKTRRIEVPLRDLIASLEKRPPHIVQGTAVFLTSDPEYVPTALLHNLKHNKVLHQHNVVLTIETAHTPLVDISERVRLENISERFTLVALRFGFMESPNVPKALGVARKLGWQFDIMSTSFFVSRRSLKPAAQSGMPRWQDHLFIALSRSANDATDYFQIPTGRVVEVGTQVTI from the coding sequence ATGGCTGCCAGCGAGACATCAACCGAAAGCCAGACCGAGGCGCCGGTGACCACCGGATTTTGGGCGCTGACGCTCGGCAGCGTCGGCGTCGTATTCGGCGACATCGGTACGTCGCCGCTGTATGCCTTTCGTGAAGCCGTCGGCGGAGCCGCGCATGGCGGAGAGGTCTCCCGGGCCATCGTGCTGGGGGTGCTCTCGCTGATCCTGTGGGCGCTGCTGGTCGTTGTGACCGGCAAGTATGTGCTGTTGCTGCTGCGGGCCGACAATAACGGCGAAGGGGGCACGCTGTCGCTGATGGCGCTCGGGCAGCGGGCGATGGGACGGCGGAGCTGGCTGCTGCTGGCGCTTGGCGTGGTGGGTGCCGCGATGTTCATCGGCGATTCCATGATCACGCCGGCGATTTCGGTGCTCTCGGCGGTGGAGGGCTTGAAACTCGCTACCCCGGCGCTCGAGCACTATGTCGTCCCGCTCACCGTCGTCATTCTGGTGATTCTGTTTTCGGTGCAAAGCAGCGGCACGGCGCGGGTCGCGAGCGCATTTGGGCCGGTGATGCTTGTGTGGTTTGCCACCATCACGGTCATGGGCCTGGTCCACATCTCCGATGATCCGACCGTGCTGGCTGCGATCAATCCCTTGTACGGCATCGAGTTCCTGCTGACTCACGGCACGATCGGCCTCGTGACGCTGGGGGCGGTGTTTCTGGCCGTCACCGGCGGCGAGGCGCTTTATGCGGATCTCGGGCATTTCGGCCGCAAGCCGATCCAGTCTGCCTGGCTGTTCTTCGTGCTGCCGGCACTGCTGATCAATTATTTCGGCCAGGGCGCGCTGTTGCTGGAGCACCCGGCCGCGATCGAAAACCCGTTCTATCGCATGGTGCCCGAGAAGGCGCTGGTGCCGCTGATCCTGCTGGCGACAGCCGCGACCGTTATCGCGAGCCAGGCCGTGATCACCGGCGCTTATTCGCTGACGCGGCAGGCCGTGCAGCTTGGCCTGCTGCCGCGTTTCGAGGTGCGCTACACCTCCGAGTCCCATGCCGGCCAGATCTATCTGCCACGGGTCAACACGCTGCTGCTGATCGGTGTGCTGTTGCTGGTGCTGATGTTCCGCACCTCCAGCGGGCTTGCATCCGCCTATGGCATTGCGGTGTCCACCACGATGGTGGCCGACGGCATCATGGGCTTCGTGGTGATCTGGAAACTGTGGAACTGGCGTGTGGCCACCGCGGCGGCGCTGGTGGCGCCGCTGGTCATTGTCGACATGACGTTCTTTTCCGCCAACCTGCTCAAGCTGTTCGAAGGCGCCTGGGTGCCGCTGCTGTTCGGCCTGGCCATGGTGGTGATCATCTGGACCTGGCGCCGCGGCGCCGCGATCCTGATCAGCAAGACCCGCCGGATCGAGGTGCCGCTGCGCGACCTGATCGCCAGCCTGGAGAAACGTCCGCCGCATATCGTGCAGGGCACCGCCGTCTTTCTCACCAGCGATCCCGAATATGTGCCGACGGCGCTGCTGCACAACCTCAAGCACAACAAGGTGCTGCATCAGCACAATGTGGTGCTGACCATCGAGACCGCGCATACGCCGCTGGTCGATATTTCGGAACGGGTCCGGCTCGAGAACATCAGCGAGCGCTTCACGCTGGTGGCGCTTCGGTTCGGCTTTATGGAATCGCCGAATGTGCCGAAAGCGCTCGGTGTGGCGCGCAAGCTGGGGTGGCAATTCGACATCATGTCGACGTCGTTCTTCGTCTCGCGGCGGTCGCTGAAACCCGCCGCGCAGTCGGGGATGCCGCGCTGGCAGGATCATCTCTTTATCGCTCTGAGCCGCTCGGCGAACGATGCGACCGACTATTTCCAGATCCCCACCGGCCGGGTGGTTGAAGTCGGGACCCAAGTCACAATCTGA
- a CDS encoding flagellar motor protein MotB, which yields MARKRKGDSHAGGHGWYVTFADLMGLLMSFFVMLVAFSTQDSQKLKIVAGSMRDAFGVQNEARYSGVIESDGLPTRAKLKNVAHVPPEEASNRPTPDQDENSRIAGARMTSDREFALAAASLRQALQDMPELTEISKHIMFEETKQGLNLEIIDQEGRSMFADGSKQPYERTRSLLQKLAAPLKATPLRISISGHTAAGFVPPRTGYDGFDLSADRANAVRQILEREGLPANHIFAVSGKSDTQPLFPDDPSLAANRRVTITLMREDPPLPPNLKP from the coding sequence ATGGCGCGGAAAAGAAAAGGTGACTCACATGCTGGCGGCCACGGCTGGTATGTCACGTTCGCCGACCTGATGGGTCTGTTGATGAGCTTCTTCGTGATGCTCGTCGCGTTCTCGACCCAGGACTCGCAGAAACTCAAGATCGTGGCGGGTTCGATGCGCGATGCCTTCGGCGTGCAGAACGAGGCGCGCTATTCCGGTGTGATCGAAAGCGATGGCCTGCCAACCCGCGCCAAACTGAAGAACGTCGCGCATGTTCCGCCGGAAGAGGCCTCCAACAGGCCGACGCCGGATCAGGACGAGAACAGCCGCATCGCCGGCGCCCGCATGACGAGCGATCGCGAGTTCGCGCTGGCCGCGGCCTCGCTGCGCCAGGCACTGCAGGACATGCCGGAACTGACGGAAATCTCCAAACACATCATGTTCGAGGAGACCAAGCAGGGTCTCAACCTGGAAATCATCGACCAGGAAGGACGTTCGATGTTCGCCGATGGCTCGAAGCAGCCCTACGAGCGCACCCGCAGCCTGCTGCAGAAACTGGCGGCGCCGCTGAAGGCCACGCCGCTGCGCATCTCGATCTCCGGTCACACGGCTGCGGGATTCGTGCCGCCGCGCACCGGATATGACGGCTTCGACCTGTCGGCGGACCGCGCCAATGCGGTGCGGCAGATTCTCGAACGCGAGGGTCTTCCGGCAAACCATATCTTTGCGGTGTCCGGCAAATCGGACACCCAGCCGCTGTTTCCCGACGATCCGTCGCTGGCGGCGAATCGCCGCGTGACCATCACATTGATGCGCGAAGACCCGCCGCTGCCGCCAAATCTCAAGCCCTGA